A genome region from Salvelinus alpinus chromosome 26, SLU_Salpinus.1, whole genome shotgun sequence includes the following:
- the LOC139555062 gene encoding E3 ubiquitin-protein ligase MYLIP-A-like yields MLCHVTRPDSVVMEVEVDSKANGEDCLNKVCRKLGIIEVDYFGLQFSGSKGENLWLNLRNRICQQMDNLTPCRLRLRVKFFVEPHLILQEQTRHVFFMHVKEDLHSGHLRMCSEQAEVLSALLAQAEFRDYNQNTAKYCYSELCGSEPCPATVDSIISKHKALEGQSLGSVEYQALQLVSSLEHYGVEWHWARDAEAQRLAIGVGPEGITVCKEDFSLVNRISYPIIQIATQSGKSVYLTVIKDTSDSVVLLFKLISNRAASGLYRAITETHAFYRCDTVTNAVMMQYSRDFKGHLASLFLNENINLGKKYVFDIRRTSKEVYDYARRALYNAGIVDLVARAAGTGGERTPSGHSPLRGQGEGMGEDCGSCQQSRALLERLEKLREALLCMLCCEEEIDAAFCPCGHMVCCQTCANQLPLCPVCRSEVEHVQHVYLPTCTSLLNLSNTSHDDDSSPVHRAIGGLAYTCHTKDHSNINTNNHHDSNKIYQTET; encoded by the exons ATGCTTTGCCATGTTACCCGTCCGGATTCGGTGGTTATGGAAGTGGAAGTTGATTCGAAGGCGAATGGTGAAGACTGTCTCAATAAG GTGTGTAGGAAGTTGGGAATCATAGAGGTGGACTACTTTGGCCTGCAGTTCTCGGGCAGTAAGGGAGAGAACCTGTGGCTCAACCTGAGGAACAGAATCTGTCAGCAGATGGACAATCTGACTCCCTGCCGACTCAGGCTTAGAGTCAAGTTCTTTGTGGAACCACATCTCATACTCCAGGAACAGACTAG GCATGTGTTCTTCATGCATGTCAAGGAGGACCTCCACAGTGGCCACCTGAGGATGTGTTCAGAGCAGGCTGAGGTGCTGAGTGCCCTACTGGCCCAGGCCGAGTTCAGAGACTACAACCAGAACACTGCCAAATACTGCTACTCTGAGCTGTGTGGGAGCGAACCCTGCCCGGCAACAGTCGACAG TATCATCTCTAAGCACAAGGCGTTGGAGGGTCAGAGCCTGGGGTCGGTGGAGTACCAGGCCCTGCAGCTAGTGTCCAGTTTGGAGCACTACGGGGTGGAGTGGCACTGGGCCAGGGACGCAGAGGCACAGAGGCTGGCCATAGGGGTTGGCCCGGAGGGCATCACTGTCTGTAAAGAGGACTTCAGCCTGGTCAACAG GATCAGTTATCCCATAATCCAAATAGCCACCCAGTCAGGGAAGAGTGTTTACCTGACGGTGATCAAGGATACCAGCGATAGTGTGGTTCTGCTATTCAAGCTAATCAGCAACCGGGCTGCCAGCGGACTGTACCGGGCCATCACAGAGACACATGCCTTCTACAg GTGTGACACAGTGACCAACGCTGTGATGATGCAGTACAGCCGTGACTTCAAGGGCCACCTGGCGTCTCTCTTCCTCAACGAGAACATAAACCTGGGCAAGAAGTACGTCTTCGACATCCGACGCACCTCCAAGGAGGTCTACGACTACGCACGCCGGGCACTCTACAACGCCGGCATCGTGGACCTGGTGGCACGTGCGGCGGGGACGGGCGGCGAGAGGACGCCATCGGGGCACAGTCCCCTTCGTGGCCAGGGGGAGGGGATGGGGGAGGATTGTGGCAGCTGCCAGCAGAGCAGGGCACTGCTGGAGAGACTAGAGAAGCTCAGAGAGGCTCTGCTGTGTATGCTGTGCTGTGAGGAGGAGATAGACGCAGCCTTCTGCCCCTGTGGACACATGGTGTGCTGCCAGACCTGCGCCAACCAACTACCG TTGTGTCCGGTGTGTCGATCTGAGGTGGAACACGTGCAGCATGTCTACCTGCCCACCTGCACCAGTCTCCTAAACCTCAGCAACACCTCCCACGACGACGACAGCAGCCCCGTCCACAGAGCTATAGGTGGGCTAGCATATACATGCCACACCAAGGACCACTCCAATATCAACACCAACAACCACCACGACTCCAACAAGATCTACCAGACTGAGACATAA